The sequence below is a genomic window from Clostridium sp. BJN0001.
ATCTTCCATTTGAAGATATAAAAGAAAAACTTAATAATATTCATACTGCTTTAAACTATATTACTGATAATGCAGATTTTGATATTTTTCTCACAATGTCATTTTTATCTCTTCCCGTAATTCCATCATTAAGAATTACTGATAAAGGTCTTTTTGATGTTCAGAAATTTAAATTCATAGATACTGCATTTTAGAAAGGATTAAATAATGGATTTACCAGCAGAATTAAAAAACTATATTGAAAATCAGACTTTTAATATAAAAAATGAAACTCTTATTAATAGTAGAAAATCATTAACAGACAAATATAAAAATAAAAGTGGAAAAGGACTTAATCTTATTGATTCAGATAATGATGCATCAGTCTATTCAATTGTCAGGATGCCAGCTACCTTTGGTTCTGTTTATTCTGCGCTTAAATACACTTTAGAAAATATAGATTCTACATTTTCTTCACTCATAGATGTTGGTGCGGGTACAGGTGCCGCATCATGGGCAGCTTATTCATTAATTAATTTAGAAAAAATCACATGCCTTGAACGTGAAGATAAAATGAGAAACCTTGGATCTAAAATAATGAAAACTGGTCCTAACATATTAAATAATGCTAATTGGATAAAATATGATATAACAAAAGATAGTCTTAAAGAGAAAGGTGATATAGTCATAACTTCATATATGTTAAATGAATTAAGCGAAGATTTTCGTATAAAAGCTATAGATAAGCTTTATGACATGACAAACAATCTTCTTCTTATAGTAGAACCTGGTACCCCTCAAGGATTTAAAAATATAAAAATGGCACGTGAATATCTTTTAAAAGAAGGTGCACACATAATTGCTCCTTGTCCATCTAATAACACATGCCAAATTGAAGATTCTGACTGGTGTCATTTTTCATGTAGAATTCAGCGTAGTAAACTTCATCGTATATTAAAAAAAGGAGACGCTCCATATGAAGATGAAAAATTTTCATATATAGCCGTTTCTAAAAATGATTTTAAGCTTAAACCATATTCAAGAATATTAAGACATCCTATAATAAAAAAAGGACATATATCACTTCAAATCTGCACAGATAATAATAAAGTAGAAAATTTATCACTAACAAAAAAAGATGGAAGCTTATATAAGTCTTCTAAGAAATTAAAATGGGGGGATTCCCTTTTTAAATAAAATAAGACTGGTTTTTCAAGAAATTGAAAACCAGTCTTAATATCTAATTATATTTATCTTTTGCAATTTTTATAAACTCTTTAGCTGCTTTTGAAATATATCTATCTTTTCTATATCCTATAGCTAAAGTGCCATGTGTTTTTTTGTATTCCAAGTTATATATATTTATCTCTTTAAACATATCCCTAACAAATGTCAGATCTTTATTATTCATGAGTGTTCTTGGATAAAATGTTATCCCCATTCCTTTAACAGAAAGTGCAAGAACAGTTTCTATATTTTCAGTTTCTAATATTATATTAGGCTTAATATTTTTTTCTTTAAACATCTCATCCGCTATTATTCTTACTCTATTTCTAGCATTCACCATTAAAAACGGACAATTTTTTAGAAGCGAAATATCAATATCTCTTTCAAATTGATTTTTTATATTCTGATAAGTATTTTTGCAATATTTTTTTAAAATCTTATCAGGTACTATCATTAATATTTCTTCTTTACATAGCTTCTCTACCGCAGTATTTTCAGCATTAAATGGAAGCATTCCTACTATTATATCAACTTCATCTTTATCAAGAGCTACATCAAGTTCCTTTGAATTTCCTTCAAATATATGAAACTTTATATTAGGAAACTTTCTGCTATACTCTGGCAAAATATCTGGAAGAAGAGCACGTCCTCTTGTATGAGATACTCCAATATAAAGATCTCCTGTTTTAAAATCAATAATATCAGCTATTTCTTTTATAGATTCTTCTTTAAGATCCAACATTTTAGCTGCATTTTTAGCAAAACTCTTTCCTGCATGAGTAAGAGTAAGTGGATTTGAGCGATTAAAAAGCTTAACATTTAGATTTTTTTCAAGTTTTGATATATGTGAACTTAATGACTGCTGTGAAATAAAAAGTTTTTCTGCTGCCCTTGTAAAATTAAGTTCTTCTGCTGCTACTAAAAAATACTTAAGATTTAAGAAATTAATCATATATTTATCTCTCTATATCTCCTGATAAATTTTTTTAAGATGCTCTGTAAGTTTAACATTTTCTCCGTAATCAACAGGGCAATCTATTATAACTGGTACTGTCTGTTTAAATGCTTCTTCTAAAATAGGCATTAATTCCTCTGCTTTATTTACCCTATATCCTTTTGCATGCATACTTTCTGCAAGTTTAACAAAATCAGGATTTGTAAAATCAACGTAGCATGAAGTTCCATATTTATCCTGTTGTTTCCATTTTATAAGTCCATAACTTGAATCAGTAAATATAAGAACTACTATAGGAGTTCTAATACGAAGTGCAGTTTCCATTTCTTGATTATTCATCATGAATCCACCATCGCCTACAATAGCAAGTACTTTCTTATCAGGATTTATAAGTTTTGCTGAAATAGCTCCTGGTACTCCTATGCCCATTGTTGCAAATCCATTAGATATAATGCATGTATTTGGCTCATAGCAATTATAATGTCTTGCTATCCACATCTTATGAGCTCCTACATCTGAAATTACAATGTCTTCTTTTCCCATTACTTTTCTAACATCATTTAATATTTTTTGAGGTTTCATAGGATATGAACTATCATTTTCATAGCTTTCATGTTCTGCTTTCATTTTTTCCTTTATTTTAAGCGCATCTATAGGTTCTTCCTTTGGTGCTGTTCTTCCTAAAATACTATAAAGCGATTCAGATATATCTCCAATAACTTCTACTTCAGGCTGATATAATTTATTTATATGTGATTGACGAGTATCTATATGAAGAATTTTAGTCTTTCCATCAGGATTCCACTTAAGTGGTGCGTACTCAACTATATCATATCCTACCGCAATAACAAGATCAGCTTCCTCAATTATCTTATTTACATAATCTTTTTGAGGA
It includes:
- a CDS encoding small ribosomal subunit Rsm22 family protein; its protein translation is MDLPAELKNYIENQTFNIKNETLINSRKSLTDKYKNKSGKGLNLIDSDNDASVYSIVRMPATFGSVYSALKYTLENIDSTFSSLIDVGAGTGAASWAAYSLINLEKITCLEREDKMRNLGSKIMKTGPNILNNANWIKYDITKDSLKEKGDIVITSYMLNELSEDFRIKAIDKLYDMTNNLLLIVEPGTPQGFKNIKMAREYLLKEGAHIIAPCPSNNTCQIEDSDWCHFSCRIQRSKLHRILKKGDAPYEDEKFSYIAVSKNDFKLKPYSRILRHPIIKKGHISLQICTDNNKVENLSLTKKDGSLYKSSKKLKWGDSLFK
- a CDS encoding LysR family transcriptional regulator codes for the protein MINFLNLKYFLVAAEELNFTRAAEKLFISQQSLSSHISKLEKNLNVKLFNRSNPLTLTHAGKSFAKNAAKMLDLKEESIKEIADIIDFKTGDLYIGVSHTRGRALLPDILPEYSRKFPNIKFHIFEGNSKELDVALDKDEVDIIVGMLPFNAENTAVEKLCKEEILMIVPDKILKKYCKNTYQNIKNQFERDIDISLLKNCPFLMVNARNRVRIIADEMFKEKNIKPNIILETENIETVLALSVKGMGITFYPRTLMNNKDLTFVRDMFKEINIYNLEYKKTHGTLAIGYRKDRYISKAAKEFIKIAKDKYN
- a CDS encoding acetolactate synthase large subunit, which produces MEIENTNKNELNTAQMLVKCLEAEKVKYVFGIPGEENLEVMNALSNSSIKFITTRHEQGAAFMADVYGRLTGRAGVCLATLGPGATNLVTGVADADSDGAPMIAITGQVGTERMHLTSHQFLDLVKMFEPITKRSKQIVRPDTVNEIVRIAFKYAESEKPGACHIDLPVNIAKMSVGENKMPLKKKIAPKETADLKAVEEAACEIFKAKKPVVLAGSSAIRNKASKAVTEFATQLKIPVINTMMAKGIIPFDNKYSMWTIGIPQKDYVNKIIEEADLVIAVGYDIVEYAPLKWNPDGKTKILHIDTRQSHINKLYQPEVEVIGDISESLYSILGRTAPKEEPIDALKIKEKMKAEHESYENDSSYPMKPQKILNDVRKVMGKEDIVISDVGAHKMWIARHYNCYEPNTCIISNGFATMGIGVPGAISAKLINPDKKVLAIVGDGGFMMNNQEMETALRIRTPIVVLIFTDSSYGLIKWKQQDKYGTSCYVDFTNPDFVKLAESMHAKGYRVNKAEELMPILEEAFKQTVPVIIDCPVDYGENVKLTEHLKKIYQEI